GCCAAGCGCGAACGTGTCCGCCAGCATGCGCGCGCCGACTCCGTGCGCGGAACTTCCGAGCGACGCGCTCACAACCGCGAACTCACGGAACGGGCGAAGGGCTTGTAATTCGGCGATATGTGCCATGAAGCGTTCGATCGCCGCGGTAATCGCGTGCTCCTCCGAGATGCCGATCGCATTGTGCTCCCAAAGCCGTCCCGTTTCGTGCAGCAACGGTGTGATGATCTCGCCGTAGAGTTCGGCTTGGCTAGTGCCCTTCGCAACGCAGCAGAGCAACTCGCGCGACGCGCGTTGCTCGTCGCCCTCCAGCAGCAAGTTCAGGATGCGCTCCGCAACGGCACCGCGCGGGGAGGCTGCGTCGATCGCGCTTGCCGGGCCGGATTCCGAGTGCCGTGCGATGGCCCCGCGGGCCGCTTCCAAAATAGATCGCGCGCGAACCGCATTGGTGAGCGGCAATAACGTGCCGAGCGAATCGAGCATGCTCTGCAAGGCGGCGTCGACGCTTGCGGGCGATTCGCGATGGGCGACGAGCGATTGCGCCCACCGAACCAGATCAACGAAGAGTGCGGGTGCCGATAGCTCGACCGCGTCGCGGAGGCTCGCAACAAATTCATCGCCTAATTGAAATGGCAGCGCTGCCAAGGGATCGCGCGGCCGCAGGGACGACGTCAGCACATCCCCTACAACACAGCGCAACCCCGGGTTGATGCAGCTTGAAGGGACGAAATGCTCGCCTCGGAAGTGTTAGGTATCGTGAAAAAGACGCTGC
The nucleotide sequence above comes from Candidatus Dormiibacterota bacterium. Encoded proteins:
- a CDS encoding cobalamin-dependent protein (Presence of a B(12) (cobalamin)-binding domain implies dependence on cobalamin itself, in one of its several forms, or in some unusual lineages, dependence on a cobalamin-like analog.), whose product is MLTSSLRPRDPLAALPFQLGDEFVASLRDAVELSAPALFVDLVRWAQSLVAHRESPASVDAALQSMLDSLGTLLPLTNAVRARSILEAARGAIARHSESGPASAIDAASPRGAVAERILNLLLEGDEQRASRELLCCVAKGTSQAELYGEIITPLLHETGRLWEHNAIGISEEHAITAAIERFMAHIAELQALRPFREFAVVSASLGSSAHGVGARMLADTFALGGWHATYLGGNIPPEDLLDYVDRVSVDVLALSATLARDIIPVRNFIAALLDRPVAPLVLVGGRAFTLDPTLWQRIGADGFAATPSLAVALANELVHQTA